A single region of the Longimicrobiales bacterium genome encodes:
- a CDS encoding PxKF domain-containing protein, giving the protein MRITRWTGALLLTLGAVACRDSQSPTAPVQDLAPVAALATEEPGSVAFDHFVADATSHEWANSYLLSLLSHYAYVSLVGAADDAGFLAAFEAHFAPLGLGTFRMIEDPLTDTEVIIAQNDDAVFVIFRGTEADPAALEFELRDIYVDLAFVMINGVHDGFQAGSRRVIEQVAAELENAGGRKVWLTGHSLGGALATVTAHLLRTEHDVTVDGVYTYGAPRVFSEDIAATFDAAFGARSQRWVNDRDPVPHVAPVVPLLLPYRHVSVLNNIVPDNGACVVRRNDTEMLLTTPEELASIVSQLDLADLASVATVFQAIFALGNLDDHDTARYASRIYARMPAELRAVLPEPPYPASAPTSCDGPQDLTPPVVEAEITGTSGNDGWYVSDVGVAWSIVDAESSIESSDGCETRVVVQDTNGITFTCTATSAGGTTTESVMIRRDATPPSGVTAAPDRSADHGGWYNAPFAVAWSGADATSGIAVCTDASYDGPDTANGTLSGTCTDVAGNTSDVAMFGFHYDATAPVIAIASPAEPAPDFFRDQLVTAAFQCSDATAGMATCTGSTADGDVLPTDAFGAHELVVQAQDQAGNTSSASRAYTVTFAFDGFYPPVENLPTANAARAGQRIPFKWNLRDSSGAVVPDRSDLFEITWSAPFACSATVASSDLTATYADSNTGIRWDPIEQQYVFVAATSRADAGTCRYLNVDVGSHATASALVRFR; this is encoded by the coding sequence CGCGACGGAGGAACCGGGCAGCGTCGCCTTCGACCACTTCGTGGCGGACGCCACCTCCCACGAGTGGGCGAACTCGTACCTGCTGTCGCTGCTGAGCCACTACGCGTACGTGTCGCTCGTGGGGGCGGCGGACGATGCCGGCTTCCTCGCGGCATTCGAAGCGCACTTTGCGCCCCTTGGACTCGGCACCTTCCGGATGATCGAGGACCCCCTTACGGACACGGAAGTGATCATCGCGCAGAACGACGACGCCGTGTTCGTCATCTTCCGGGGCACGGAAGCCGACCCGGCCGCCCTCGAGTTCGAGCTGCGCGACATCTACGTCGACCTCGCGTTCGTGATGATCAACGGCGTCCACGATGGCTTTCAGGCCGGCTCGCGCCGGGTCATCGAGCAGGTCGCGGCGGAGCTCGAGAACGCTGGCGGCAGAAAGGTATGGCTCACCGGTCACAGCCTGGGCGGCGCTCTCGCGACCGTGACTGCGCACCTGCTGCGCACGGAGCACGACGTCACGGTCGACGGCGTGTACACCTACGGCGCCCCGCGCGTCTTCAGCGAGGACATTGCCGCGACGTTCGACGCCGCCTTCGGCGCACGCTCGCAGCGATGGGTGAACGACCGCGATCCCGTGCCGCACGTCGCGCCGGTCGTGCCGCTGCTCCTGCCGTACAGGCACGTGAGCGTGCTGAACAACATCGTGCCCGACAATGGTGCGTGCGTGGTGCGACGGAACGACACCGAGATGCTGCTGACGACGCCGGAGGAGCTGGCGTCGATCGTGTCGCAGCTCGACCTCGCGGATCTGGCGTCGGTGGCCACTGTTTTCCAGGCGATCTTTGCGCTCGGCAACCTCGACGACCACGACACCGCCCGCTACGCCAGCCGTATCTACGCGCGCATGCCGGCCGAGCTGCGTGCGGTGCTGCCCGAGCCGCCCTACCCCGCCAGTGCACCGACCTCCTGCGACGGACCGCAGGATCTCACGCCCCCGGTGGTCGAAGCCGAGATCACGGGGACATCCGGCAATGACGGATGGTACGTGAGCGACGTCGGGGTCGCGTGGAGCATTGTCGACGCGGAATCCAGCATCGAGTCCAGCGACGGCTGTGAGACCAGGGTGGTCGTGCAGGACACGAATGGCATCACGTTCACCTGCACCGCGACCAGCGCGGGCGGCACGACGACGGAGAGCGTGATGATTCGCCGCGACGCGACGCCGCCGTCGGGAGTCACGGCTGCACCGGACCGGTCGGCCGATCACGGTGGCTGGTACAATGCCCCGTTCGCTGTCGCCTGGAGCGGCGCCGATGCGACCAGCGGCATCGCCGTCTGCACGGATGCGAGCTACGACGGGCCCGACACCGCAAACGGCACACTGAGCGGCACGTGCACGGACGTCGCAGGCAACACGAGTGACGTTGCGATGTTCGGCTTCCACTACGATGCAACGGCTCCCGTGATCGCCATCGCGAGCCCGGCCGAACCTGCGCCGGATTTCTTCCGGGACCAGCTGGTGACGGCTGCGTTCCAGTGCAGCGACGCGACGGCGGGAATGGCGACCTGCACGGGCAGCACCGCTGATGGGGACGTGCTTCCGACCGACGCGTTCGGCGCGCACGAGCTGGTCGTCCAGGCGCAGGACCAGGCGGGCAATACGTCGAGTGCCAGCCGCGCGTATACCGTGACCTTTGCCTTCGACGGGTTCTATCCGCCGGTCGAGAATCTGCCGACGGCCAACGCGGCCCGCGCCGGTCAGCGCATTCCATTCAAGTGGAACCTGCGGGATTCCAGCGGCGCCGTCGTCCCCGACCGGAGCGATCTCTTCGAGATCACCTGGAGCGCTCCGTTCGCGTGCAGCGCGACCGTCGCGTCGAGCGACCTGACGGCGACGTATGCGGACAGCAACACGGGGATCCGCTGGGATCCGATCGAGCAGCAGTACGTCTTCGTGGCCGCAACCAGCCGGGCCGACGCGGGCACGTGCCGCTACCTCAACGTGGACGTCGGCTCACACGCCACGGCAAGCGCTCTCGTGCGCTTCCGGTGA